A DNA window from Trichomycterus rosablanca isolate fTriRos1 chromosome 11, fTriRos1.hap1, whole genome shotgun sequence contains the following coding sequences:
- the taldo1 gene encoding transaldolase, whose amino-acid sequence MSVSPDKRRKMESALEQLKKYTVVVADTGDFNAIEEYKPQDATTNPSLILAAAKMPTYQQLVDKAIKYGIANGGTEEEQITNIMDKLFVSFGVEILKKIPGRVSTEVDARLSFDKDEMVARAQQLISLYEDAGISKERVLIKLSSTWEGIQAGRELEEKHGIHCNMTLLFSFAQAVACAEAKVTLISPFVGRIFDWYKENTDRKSYEPHEDPGVVSVTKIYNYYKKFGYKTVVMGASFRNTGEVKALAGCDLLTISPGLLGELSQDHSVVSCTLTPQKAKDCDLEKLHLDEKTFRWLHNEDRMAVEKLSDGVRKFAVDAVKLESMIKEKMLNVKNGK is encoded by the exons atgtcagtgtcaccagaTAAACGGAGGAAAATGGAGTCTGCACTCGAGCAGCTGAAAAAGTACACCGTGGTGGTCGCTGATACTGGAGATTTTAACG CCATTGAAGAGTACAAGCCTCAGGATGCTACAACGAACCCCTCCCTCATCCTGGCAGCAGCCAAGATGCCCACCTATCAGCAGCTGGTGGACAAAGCAATTAAATACGGCATTGCTAATGGCGG GACCGAAGAGGAGCAAATAACTAACATAATGGACAAGCTGTTTGTCAGCTTTGGTGTGGAAATTCTTAAAAAGATTCCTGGAAGAGTCTCCACTGAGGTAGATGCAAG GCTATCGTTTGATAAAGATGAAATGGTGGCTCGTGCCCAGCAACTCATTTCTCTTTATGAGGACGCTGGAATCAGTAAAGAGAGAGTGCTCATCAAGCTTTCCTCGACATGGGAGGGCATTCAGGCTGGCCG GGAATTGGAGGAAAAGCATGGCATCCACTGCAACATGACTCTGCTGTTCTCCTTTGCCCAGGCTGTAGCTTGTGCTGAGGCCAAGGTCACCCTTATTTCACCCTTTGTAGGGCGCATATTTGACTGGTACAAAGAAAACACTGACCGCAAGAGTTATGAGCCTCATGAAGACCCTG GTGTGGTGAGTGTAACAAAGATCTACAACTACTACAAGAAGTTTGGTTACAAAACGGTAGTGATGGGTGCATCCTTCAGAAACACTGGGGAGGTGAAGGCTTTGGCTGGATGTGACTTGCTCACAATTTCACCAGGACTGCTGGGAGAGCTCAGCCAGGATCACAGCGTTGTGTCTTGCACTCTCACTCCACAGAAAG cAAAGGATTGTGATCTGGAAAAGTTGCACCTGGATGAGAAGACCTTTCGCTGGCTCCACAATGAGGACCGCATGGCTGTGGAAAAGCTTTCAGACGGCGTTCGTAAATTTGCAGTGGATGCAGTAAAGCTTGAGAGCATGATCAAG GAGAAGATGCTAAACGTGAAAAATGGAAAATAA